One stretch of Carcharodon carcharias isolate sCarCar2 chromosome 20, sCarCar2.pri, whole genome shotgun sequence DNA includes these proteins:
- the LOC121292353 gene encoding U1 small nuclear ribonucleoprotein 70 kDa-like, whose protein sequence is ERERTKEREERKQERERQEREQKRENKREREERENKREKRERE, encoded by the exons gagagagagagaacaaaagagagagaagagagaaaacaagagagagagagacaagagagagaacagaag agagagaacaagagagagagagaggagagagagaacaaaagagagaagagagagagagaa